Below is a window of Spelaeicoccus albus DNA.
ACCCCATATTGCGCGCTTCGGCGCGGAAACGCTCCAAGAACGTCGGATCGGCCGCGTACTCCTCTTTGAGGATCTTGACGGCCACAACCCGGTCGAGCGACATGTCGTCGGCCTTCCAGACCTCGCCCATGCCGCCGATCGCAATCCGGTCGGTCAGCTTGTAGCGCCCGCTCAGCACGACACCGCTTGACGGCCTCATGAATTCAACACCGCCTTGGTGATGGCTGTCGCGACGGGCCCTGCCGTGCGGGCGCCGGTCGACTCGCTCCCGGCGCTACCGCCGTGTTCGACGACGACCGCGACAGCTACCTTCGGGTCGTCCGCCGGTGCAAACGAAGTGAACCATGCGTGCGGGGCCGCGCCGGCGACGTTTTGCGCCGTCCCGGTCTTTGCCGCCACCTTCACGCCTGGGATCTGCGCCACGGTGGCGGTGCCGTTTTGCACCACTGCCTCCATCATGTCGGTCATCTCCGAAGCGGTGTTCTCGGAGATCGGATTGCCGTAAACCTGCGGGGACGGCCGCTGCAGCACGTCGAGCGAATTCGACGAGCGCACAGTTTTCACCAGATTGGGGACCATCTCGGTTCCATTATTGGCGATCGCCGCCGCGACCATGCACATTTCCATCGGCGTCGCCTTCACATCGAACTGGCCGATTGACGACTGGGCGAGCTGAGCCTCATTGAGGTCGTCCGGGAATGTGCTGGGGGTGACGGGCATCGGCACGTCGATATTGTCCTCAAAGCCGAACTTCTGCGCCTGCTTCCGGACGGCGTCCGCGCCCAGATCCATGCCCAGCGAAGCGAAAGCCGTATTGCACGAGATGGCGAGCGCATGCGTGAGGGACACCTTGTCGCCGGCGCCGCACGCCTGCCGGTTGTCATTGCGCAATTGAGTGGACGTGTGCGGCAGCGTGATGGATGCCGGCCCCGGAAGCGTGGAATCCGGAGTGTAGTTGCCCGATTCGAGCGCGGCCGACGCCACAATCATCTTGAACGTCGAACCCGGCGGATACAGGTTGCCGGCGATGGCGCGGTTGTACATCGGCTTGTTCTCGTCGGCTATCAACGCGTCGTAGGCGTTGGTGGCCGCCTTGGTGTCGTGCGTGGCCACCTTG
It encodes the following:
- a CDS encoding peptidoglycan D,D-transpeptidase FtsI family protein, translating into MNKQLRHIAVVTFVLFAVLLASTTYTQYFDAPKLQASKFNSRTLYKELGRDRGPILVDGTPIAQSVPSHDNYKYLRKYGGNGIDPEMYSAITGVYSVIGKPTGLELAENARLSGTADSLFFHKLSSLVTGTQPAGAAVSLTINPKAQKAAWDALGNQKGAAVAMDPKTGAILAMVSKPGWDPNKVATHDTKAATNAYDALIADENKPMYNRAIAGNLYPPGSTFKMIVASAALESGNYTPDSTLPGPASITLPHTSTQLRNDNRQACGAGDKVSLTHALAISCNTAFASLGMDLGADAVRKQAQKFGFEDNIDVPMPVTPSTFPDDLNEAQLAQSSIGQFDVKATPMEMCMVAAAIANNGTEMVPNLVKTVRSSNSLDVLQRPSPQVYGNPISENTASEMTDMMEAVVQNGTATVAQIPGVKVAAKTGTAQNVAGAAPHAWFTSFAPADDPKVAVAVVVEHGGSAGSESTGARTAGPVATAITKAVLNS